From one Streptomyces spiramyceticus genomic stretch:
- a CDS encoding DinB family protein — MAVMTTPERTEASTTAGERDMLEGWLEFHRETLAQKCAGLTDEQLRETAVPPSELSLLGLVRHMAEVEQAWFRNVLANEQVPPLYYTDEDRDGDFHVTDQDTWAEAEASWRDAIARARELAAPRSLDDLGEGKHRRGDINLRWIYVHMIEEYARHNGHADLLRERIDGTTGD, encoded by the coding sequence ATGGCCGTCATGACTACACCTGAGCGCACCGAAGCGTCCACCACAGCCGGCGAGCGCGACATGCTGGAAGGCTGGCTGGAGTTCCACCGCGAGACACTCGCCCAGAAGTGTGCGGGCCTGACCGATGAGCAGTTGCGGGAGACGGCGGTACCGCCGTCGGAGCTTTCCCTGCTCGGTCTCGTACGGCACATGGCGGAGGTCGAGCAGGCCTGGTTCCGCAATGTGCTCGCCAACGAGCAGGTTCCGCCGCTCTACTACACCGACGAGGACAGGGACGGCGACTTCCATGTCACCGACCAGGACACGTGGGCGGAGGCGGAGGCGAGCTGGCGCGATGCGATCGCCCGGGCGCGGGAGCTGGCCGCGCCGCGCTCGCTCGACGACCTCGGCGAGGGGAAGCACCGCCGCGGGGACATCAACCTCCGCTGGATCTACGTCCACATGATCGAGGAGTACGCCCGCCACAACGGCCACGCGGACCTGTTGCGAGAACGCATCGACGGCACGACTGGCGACTAG
- a CDS encoding helix-turn-helix transcriptional regulator, producing the protein MRADRLLSLLLLLQNRGRMTAPELAAELEVSVRTVYRDVEALAASGVPVYADRGPAGGYRLMDGYRTRLTGLTVDEAGSLHFAGMPAAAAELGLAADLTTAQLKLGAALPGGLGERTRLVQERFHLDAPAWFRDADPVPYLAEVAGSVWRQRKLRVHYRAWRGDVHRELAPLGVVLKGGNWYLAADAGGSVRTYRVSRMLAVQALEETFERPAGFDLAAYWNESTRRMESGVLRGEALLRVSQRGAKLLPVQYGAAGAEAVREAGPPDADGWFKTVLRIEALPVAVGDLLRLGLEVEVLGPPELRAELARTVTGLAERYQGSA; encoded by the coding sequence ATGCGCGCCGACCGTCTGCTCTCGCTGCTCCTGCTGCTCCAGAACCGGGGCCGGATGACCGCCCCCGAACTGGCCGCCGAGCTGGAGGTCTCGGTCCGTACCGTCTACCGGGATGTCGAGGCACTCGCCGCATCGGGAGTACCGGTGTACGCCGACCGCGGACCCGCCGGCGGCTACCGCCTGATGGACGGCTACCGCACCCGGCTGACCGGTCTGACAGTCGACGAGGCCGGGTCGCTGCACTTCGCCGGAATGCCTGCTGCCGCGGCCGAACTGGGGCTGGCGGCCGACCTGACGACGGCGCAGCTCAAGCTCGGAGCGGCCCTGCCCGGCGGCTTGGGGGAGCGCACCCGGCTCGTCCAGGAGCGGTTCCATCTCGATGCTCCTGCCTGGTTCCGCGACGCCGATCCCGTGCCGTACCTGGCGGAGGTCGCCGGGTCGGTCTGGCGGCAGCGGAAACTGCGCGTCCACTACCGGGCCTGGCGCGGCGACGTGCACCGCGAACTGGCGCCACTGGGCGTCGTACTCAAGGGCGGCAACTGGTATCTCGCGGCGGACGCGGGCGGGTCGGTGCGCACCTACCGGGTGTCGCGGATGCTCGCGGTGCAGGCGCTGGAGGAGACCTTCGAGCGGCCGGCCGGGTTCGACCTCGCGGCGTACTGGAACGAGAGCACACGCCGGATGGAATCCGGGGTGCTGCGCGGCGAGGCCCTGCTGCGGGTGTCTCAGCGCGGCGCGAAGCTGCTGCCGGTGCAGTACGGGGCGGCCGGTGCGGAGGCGGTGCGCGAGGCAGGGCCGCCGGATGCGGACGGCTGGTTCAAGACCGTACTGCGCATAGAGGCATTGCCCGTCGCGGTGGGGGATCTGCTGCGGCTCGGGCTCGAGGTGGAGGTGCTCGGTCCGCCGGAGCTGCGCGCGGAGTTGGCCCGGACGGTCACAGGACTGGCTGAGCGCTACCAGGGCTCTGCCTGA
- a CDS encoding DUF3224 domain-containing protein: protein MPTQATGTFTFTDWEEKPVSGAEDGPRTAVATVTNAFSGVVAAAATSCMYTIAYVTAKTGSFSGYELISGSVAGREGTFVLEERGTFDDAGTVCAFEVVPGSGTGELAGLSGTGGFTARHGEPAVPYTLTYGLS, encoded by the coding sequence ATGCCCACACAGGCCACCGGAACCTTCACCTTCACCGACTGGGAAGAGAAGCCGGTCAGCGGCGCGGAGGACGGCCCCAGGACGGCCGTCGCCACCGTCACCAATGCGTTCAGCGGTGTCGTCGCGGCGGCCGCGACGTCGTGCATGTACACGATCGCGTACGTCACCGCGAAGACCGGCAGCTTCTCCGGTTACGAGCTGATCAGCGGCTCGGTGGCAGGCCGCGAGGGGACGTTCGTGCTGGAGGAGCGGGGCACCTTCGACGACGCGGGCACGGTCTGCGCCTTCGAGGTGGTGCCGGGCTCGGGCACCGGCGAGCTGGCCGGGCTGAGCGGGACGGGCGGCTTCACCGCGCGGCACGGCGAGCCGGCCGTCCCGTACACCTTGACGTACGGCCTCAGCTGA
- a CDS encoding uracil-DNA glycosylase, whose protein sequence is MTDTDMLPESWRGVLGDELQKPYFQQLTEFVEKERANGPVYPPREEVFAALDATPYDKVKVLVLGQDPYHGEGQGHGLCFSVRPGVRVPPSLRNIYKEMNAELGTPIPDNGYLMPWAEQGVLLLNAVLTVRAGEPNSHKGKGWEKFTDAVIRAVASRPDPAVFVLWGNYAQKKLPLIDEERHAVVKGAHPSPLSAKKFFGSRPFTQINEAVAAQGHEPIDWTVPNLG, encoded by the coding sequence GTGACCGACACCGACATGCTGCCCGAATCCTGGCGCGGCGTCCTCGGGGACGAGCTGCAGAAGCCCTATTTCCAGCAGCTCACCGAATTCGTCGAGAAGGAGCGGGCGAACGGTCCGGTCTACCCTCCGCGCGAGGAGGTCTTCGCCGCGCTCGACGCGACGCCGTACGACAAGGTGAAGGTCCTGGTTCTCGGCCAGGACCCTTACCACGGCGAGGGCCAGGGGCACGGCCTGTGCTTCTCGGTGCGGCCCGGCGTCAGGGTGCCGCCGTCCCTGCGGAACATCTACAAGGAGATGAACGCGGAGCTGGGCACCCCGATCCCGGACAACGGCTATCTGATGCCGTGGGCCGAGCAGGGTGTCCTGCTGCTCAACGCCGTACTGACGGTGCGGGCCGGCGAGCCCAACTCCCACAAGGGCAAGGGGTGGGAGAAGTTCACGGACGCGGTGATCCGCGCCGTGGCCTCGCGGCCCGACCCCGCGGTCTTCGTGCTGTGGGGCAACTACGCCCAGAAGAAGCTGCCGTTGATCGACGAGGAGCGGCACGCGGTGGTGAAGGGCGCGCACCCGTCGCCCCTGTCGGCGAAGAAGTTCTTCGGGTCCCGTCCGTTCACGCAGATCAACGAGGCGGTGGCGGCGCAGGGCCACGAGCCGATCGACTGGACCGTACCCAACCTGGGCTGA
- a CDS encoding ABC transporter substrate-binding protein, with the protein MFNRTRCLQSAAALASISLLSGCGLLSSDESDTEQKLAVGTTSTPSTLDPAGAWDGSWELYRNIFQTLVSYPTGSTIPEPDAAEKCAFADSSNQVYTCTLREGLVFSDGAKLDAAAVKYSIDRIIKIDVDGGPSGLLTSLDKVETDGDRTVTFRLNKPDATFPFVLATPAMSLVNPADYPKDELRKGDEITGSGPYTLESYKPESMAELVKNPKYDGFADMKNDAVTIRYFQDSNVMVAALKSKEIDATFRGLTAEQVIDLESQPKEKGLQVVEAVGAEIRYLVFNPKDPAARNPAVRRAIAQVVDRGALVDKAYKGTAEPLYSMVPSGVAGHATSFFDSYGEPSVPKAKAILTKAGITEPVPLTFWYTSDRYGSSTAKEFAELKRQLNSSGLFKITLKHRPWKEFKDGYLKGEYPVFGRGWAPDFPDPDNFIAPFVGKENAVGTPYDTPEITSSLLPQSRRESDRIAVAKQFKRAQDIFLEDVRLLPLWQGKLYVAASSDIAGGERALDPQTIMQVWQLHRKTSW; encoded by the coding sequence GTGTTCAACCGGACCAGATGTCTGCAGTCCGCTGCAGCCCTTGCGTCCATATCCCTGCTGAGCGGATGCGGGCTGCTTTCCAGTGATGAATCGGACACCGAGCAGAAGCTCGCTGTCGGTACGACGAGCACGCCCAGCACGCTCGACCCGGCCGGGGCCTGGGATGGCTCCTGGGAGCTCTACAGGAACATCTTCCAGACCCTGGTGAGCTACCCAACGGGAAGCACAATTCCCGAGCCGGACGCGGCGGAGAAGTGCGCCTTCGCGGACAGCTCGAACCAGGTCTATACCTGCACGCTCCGCGAGGGCCTCGTCTTCTCCGACGGTGCCAAGCTGGACGCGGCGGCCGTCAAGTACTCGATCGACCGCATCATCAAGATCGATGTGGATGGAGGCCCGAGCGGCCTTCTGACCAGCCTGGACAAGGTGGAGACCGACGGTGACCGCACGGTCACCTTCCGCCTGAACAAGCCGGACGCCACCTTCCCGTTCGTCCTCGCCACGCCCGCGATGTCGCTGGTGAACCCCGCGGACTACCCGAAGGACGAGCTCCGCAAGGGCGACGAGATCACCGGCTCAGGGCCGTACACCCTCGAGTCGTACAAGCCGGAGAGCATGGCCGAGCTCGTGAAGAACCCGAAGTACGACGGGTTCGCCGACATGAAGAACGACGCCGTCACCATCCGGTACTTCCAGGACTCCAACGTCATGGTCGCGGCGCTGAAGAGCAAGGAGATCGACGCGACGTTCCGCGGTCTGACCGCGGAGCAGGTCATCGACCTGGAGTCGCAGCCGAAGGAGAAGGGGCTCCAGGTCGTCGAGGCCGTCGGCGCGGAGATCCGCTACCTGGTGTTCAACCCCAAGGACCCGGCCGCGCGCAATCCCGCGGTACGCCGCGCGATCGCGCAGGTCGTCGACCGGGGCGCGCTCGTCGACAAGGCCTACAAGGGCACTGCCGAGCCCCTCTACTCGATGGTCCCGAGCGGCGTCGCGGGTCATGCCACCAGCTTCTTCGACAGCTACGGCGAGCCGAGCGTGCCGAAGGCGAAGGCGATCCTGACCAAGGCGGGCATCACCGAGCCCGTGCCGCTGACCTTCTGGTACACCTCCGACCGGTACGGATCGTCCACGGCGAAGGAGTTCGCCGAGCTGAAGCGGCAGCTGAACTCGTCCGGGCTGTTCAAGATCACCCTCAAGCACCGCCCCTGGAAAGAGTTCAAGGACGGCTACCTGAAGGGCGAGTACCCGGTCTTCGGCCGTGGCTGGGCCCCCGACTTCCCCGACCCCGACAACTTCATCGCGCCGTTCGTCGGCAAGGAGAACGCCGTCGGCACGCCGTACGACACACCGGAGATCACCTCCAGTCTGCTGCCGCAGTCACGCCGTGAGAGCGACCGCATCGCCGTGGCCAAGCAGTTCAAGCGTGCCCAGGACATCTTCCTCGAGGACGTTCGCCTGCTGCCGCTGTGGCAGGGCAAGCTGTACGTCGCGGCCTCGTCCGACATCGCGGGCGGCGAGCGGGCCCTCGACCCGCAGACGATCATGCAGGTGTGGCAGCTGCACCGGAAGACCAGCTGGTAG